TCTTGAGATCTCCTATTCTCTGTGATTTACAGCATCTTTTTCTTGTTCATAGTTTCAAAATCAGCAGATTTTATGCAGTGCCTTTCTTTTTAGATTGATACTGTTATTGTAGGTTGTTTTCTTATGTAACCCCTTCTCCTTTCACCTACAAACAACTCGGGCCATCACGGACAGGAAAATCAGTCTTAAGCTGATTGTTTTATGTTTATTTTTTACATAATTTCATTCGACGCTTTGAGATCTATTGTTTTCTCTGGGCGTTAAGTAAATAGGGGGAGGGAGGTCGGGAAAAGGTTCCCGAAATTCCATACATAGTGCTCGACCGAATACCGTAACTTTTACAGATTACGGCGTTGGTTTAAAATTTTAATCCTCGCAATACGGCATGTATGCCGAAGGTTAAAATTCCAGCCCGCCGTGTACGCAACAAAATTTTCAGGCTTTCGGTCAGGCGCTACATAGAAAATGTAAAAAGGAGGACGACAGATGTTTAAGGGTATGCCAAAGATATTTTGGGCCGGAACTGCGTTGATGTATGGCTGGATTGCCATTTTCATGGTCTTGGAGATGACAATCCCCGGCTTTCCACTGAAAAAGTTCATGGGGGTGCCGGCCTGCTACACCTATAATTGGATTGTCGGCCTCTGGTTGATGAACATCATCATTTCTTTTCTATACTACAGGTTTGAGGAAAAAAGAGAAGAGAGGATCGCGGCCAGGAAAAGTCATGAGACACCGGATGCACCCGCGGGTGCCAATATTGTTCAAGAAAATTGATCGGCAGCCATATATAAGGAGGCAGTAATGGGTGTTAATCCAATCGTCATTTTAGGTTCCGTACTCTATTTTGCAGTGATCTTTTATATCGGATGGTATTCGCGCAAGGCGTCCATGGATTCGTCCGATTTTTATGTGGCCGGAAGAAAAGTCGGTCCCCTCGTGAATGGGTCGGCCCTGGCCGCCACATATTTCAGTCCGGCAAGTTTTCTGGGGCTGCCGGCGTTCATTTTTATTTTAGGCTACCCGTTCTGGTGGGCGCTCGTAGGCATCATCGGGGGCATGCCTATTGCAACGTTGCTGACCGCAGCTCCCCTGCGCAAGTATGCCCCGACATCGTTCACGGATTACTATGCAGACCGCTATGATACCAAATGGCTGCGCCTGGTGGCGGGCATCCCCACACTGATTGGCGGACTGGCCTATGTCATTTTGTCAATCGTGGGCACGGCCCTGTTTTTGCTGGCCATCCTGCAGATTCCTTTCAATGTATCCGTTATCCTGGCATCCGTTGTCGTTTTTGCTTACATCTATTTCGGCGGGATGGTCGCCACCACCATCTCAACGGCGTTTCAGGGATTTGCCATGACCGTTGCTTCGGTGCTGGCCGCAGGATATGTAATCTATAATTTTGGCGGACTGAACGGTCTGACCGATGCAGTGCTGGCCAACAGCGGCAATTTTTTTAACATGCCCTATGTTTCCCAAGCCGCATCTCATCCGCTTATGGCCACCTGGACCGGTGTGGTGGGTTTTTTCTTTGTGTGGCATTTCGGTTTTTCCGCCATGCCATATACCGTGGTTCGTTTTTTTACCACCCAGGATATTAAGGCTGCACGGCGCAGCGTTTTCTGGGCCGTAACCATCGGCGGCGCCATGTATGGCGGGCTGGTTATTATCGGCACCGGTGCCAGGGTATTGATCGAAACCCTTCATCCCCTTATGCAGACCGAAGGTATTACCAACGCCATGGGGGTACTCAAACACATGAAGACCGCATACGGCGTTGCCGGGGCATCCGTCACAGATTACTCCATGATTGCCGCCGTGGAAGGTTTAAAAAGCCCCTTCCTGCTTTCCGTACTGGCGGCGGGCGGTTTGGCCATTGCCATGGCCACAGCCTCAGGCTGGACCATGGTTCTGAATGTGTTGCTGGGACGGGACCTGATGGGAAAAGTGTTCGGCAGCAGATGGCCTGAGGATAAGCCTGTGCAGGCCACACGGGTTATGACCATACTGATCGTATTCATCTGTATGCTCTTCGCATTCAACCCGCCGGCGCTGGTTTTGGATATCTCCGGGGCGGCATTTATTGTTATCCTTTGCTCTGTTGGTCCCCCGCTGATATTAGGCATCTGGTGGACCCGGGCCACAACAACAGCCGCC
This window of the uncultured Desulfobacter sp. genome carries:
- a CDS encoding cation acetate symporter encodes the protein MGVNPIVILGSVLYFAVIFYIGWYSRKASMDSSDFYVAGRKVGPLVNGSALAATYFSPASFLGLPAFIFILGYPFWWALVGIIGGMPIATLLTAAPLRKYAPTSFTDYYADRYDTKWLRLVAGIPTLIGGLAYVILSIVGTALFLLAILQIPFNVSVILASVVVFAYIYFGGMVATTISTAFQGFAMTVASVLAAGYVIYNFGGLNGLTDAVLANSGNFFNMPYVSQAASHPLMATWTGVVGFFFVWHFGFSAMPYTVVRFFTTQDIKAARRSVFWAVTIGGAMYGGLVIIGTGARVLIETLHPLMQTEGITNAMGVLKHMKTAYGVAGASVTDYSMIAAVEGLKSPFLLSVLAAGGLAIAMATASGWTMVLNVLLGRDLMGKVFGSRWPEDKPVQATRVMTILIVFICMLFAFNPPALVLDISGAAFIVILCSVGPPLILGIWWTRATTTAAITNILVMTTLSCGSWMYAKYKLGSYHWFFLSDPANKISTPHQFYWVFVGFAFFIVVSLMTKPCKDEVIQKYSLDIRPEE